In Panicum virgatum strain AP13 chromosome 4N, P.virgatum_v5, whole genome shotgun sequence, a single window of DNA contains:
- the LOC120671309 gene encoding transcription factor MYB97-like, with protein MARSGGVEGGGGLKKGPWTQAEDKLLVDHVRRHGEGNWNAVRRETGLQRCGKSCRLRWANHLRPNLRKGPFSPEEERQILRLHGLIGNKWARISSHLPGRTDNEIKNYWNTRLKRRQRAGLPLYPPDIEREIALLRAQNANPFADADGNASANGSLPPPLLYDASNPFALPPTVPSPSPSGSHSPLINQNYPLLNQMQGMQQVFHHLASQQSPQPAFHPHHQDGGAAALGHGGGFVSSGLPPLPTRQPQAELPSNQFDTSSSGSGGGLLESLLLGDGHLPRHNPTMVKVSSMPTLSYREPVSCSRLPVHGAGSDSDGTSHCLPGEDMHHGATWNFTFEDVKPMKRRTPSEAGISDMFGAAAPGLAPGEWFGACGGSTAPSPGPSSAVTDDEFSLEMQQFMSLLPLSIDEHSWNA; from the exons atggcgaggagcggcggcgtggagggaggcggcgggttGAAGAAGGGGCCGTGGACGCAGGCGGAGGACAAGCTGCTGGTCGACCACGTACGCCGGCACGGGGAGGGCAACTGGAACGCCGTGCGCCGGGAGACGGGGCTGCAGCGCTGCGGCAAGAGCTGCCGGCTCCGGTGGGCCAACCACCTCCGCCCCAACCTCCGCAAGGGGCCCTTCTCCCCCGAGGAGGAGCGCCAGATCCTCCGCCTCCACGGCCTCATCGGCAACAAGTGGGCGCGCATCTCCTCGCAT CTGCCCGGGAGGACGGACAACGAGATCAAGAACTACTGGAACACGCGCCTCAAGCGCCGGCAGCGCGCGGGCCTCCCGCTCTACCCGCCGGACATCGAGCGGGAGATCGCGCTGCTGCGCGCGCAGAACGCGAACCCGttcgccgacgccgacggcaATGCCAGCGCCAACGgcagcctcccgccgccgctcctctacGACGCGAGCAACCCGTTCGCGCTGCCGCCGACcgtgccgtcgccgtcgccctcgGGCTCGCACTCGCCGCTGATCAACCAGAACTACCCGCTCCTGAACCAGATGCAGGGGATGCAGCAGGTGTTCCACCACCTCGCCAGCCAGCAGTCGCCGCAGCCGGCGTTCCATCCGCACCAccaggacggcggcgccgccgcgctcggccacggcggcggcttcgtCTCCTCGggcctgccgccgctgcccaccAGGCAACCGCAGGCGGAGCTCCCTTCGAACCAATTCGACACCtcgagcagcggcagcggcggcgggctgctggAGTCGCTGCTGCTCGGCGACGGCCACCTGCCGCGGCACAACCCGACCATGGTCAAGGTCAGCTCCATGCCCACGCTCTCGTACCGTGAGCCCGTCTCCTGCAGCAGGCTGCCCGTCCACGGCGCCGGGAGCGACAGCGACGGCACCTCGCACTGCCTCCCAGGAGAGGACATGCACCACGGCGCGACATGGAACTTCACCTTCG AGGACGTGAAGCCGATGAAGAGGAGGACGCCGAGCGAGGCGGGGATCTCCGACAtgttcggcgccgccgccccggggtTGGCCCCCGGGGAGTGGTTCGGCGCCtgcggcgggtcgacggcgccgtcgccggggcCGTCGTCGGCCGTCACCGACGACGAGTTCAGCCTGGAGATGCAGCAGTTCATGTCATTGCTACCACTGTCAATTGACGAGCACAGCTGGAACGCGTAA